From the Paenibacillus sp. FSL H8-0548 genome, one window contains:
- a CDS encoding SprT family protein, giving the protein MDNEALQQWVEQISMNYFKRPFLHQATFNARLKATGGRYFTHTHHIEISPHQLTAFGPGETEKIIKHELCHYHLHIMKRGYKHRDADFKNLLAHVGGSRFCQSLPERAERKQQPFRYKLICRNCGTEYLRKRKVDPAKYVCGKCRGKLLLIMIDKGKAT; this is encoded by the coding sequence ATGGATAATGAAGCATTGCAGCAATGGGTGGAGCAAATTTCAATGAATTATTTTAAACGGCCGTTTCTACACCAAGCAACATTTAATGCGCGTCTGAAGGCGACGGGCGGGCGTTATTTTACACATACGCACCATATTGAAATCAGTCCGCATCAGCTGACTGCATTTGGGCCGGGCGAAACGGAGAAAATTATTAAGCACGAGCTTTGTCATTATCATTTGCATATTATGAAGCGGGGATATAAGCATCGGGATGCTGATTTCAAAAATTTGCTGGCTCACGTTGGCGGATCACGCTTTTGCCAATCGCTGCCAGAGCGTGCGGAGCGTAAGCAGCAGCCGTTTCGGTACAAGCTTATTTGCCGTAATTGCGGCACGGAATATTTACGCAAGCGGAAGGTAGACCCCGCAAAGTACGTTTGTGGCAAATGTCGCGGAAAATTATTGTTGATTATGATTGACAAAGGAAAAGCTACATGA
- a CDS encoding hydrolase/acyltransferase — protein MATMRYVLLKQNESIFFVEMPSSHAYQLSALNLRLHKEIDKLTAEHIPSLPYAVAECNDVELHDSSLEIINGLDYINSLEQDFVRVQENSYPLISLLTEIRALQAQLEQWYEEYEEEQTI, from the coding sequence ATGGCTACAATGCGCTACGTTTTACTCAAACAGAATGAGAGCATCTTTTTCGTCGAAATGCCCTCTTCGCACGCTTATCAGCTAAGCGCGCTTAATTTGCGGCTTCATAAAGAAATCGATAAATTGACCGCAGAGCATATTCCAAGCTTGCCCTACGCAGTAGCGGAATGCAACGATGTTGAGCTTCATGATTCATCTCTTGAGATCATCAATGGACTTGACTATATTAACAGCTTGGAGCAGGATTTCGTCCGTGTACAAGAGAACTCCTATCCGCTTATTTCATTATTGACAGAAATTCGGGCGCTGCAAGCACAACTCGAGCAATGGTACGAGGAATACGAAGAAGAACAGACCATTTAA
- the cmpA gene encoding cortex morphogenetic protein CmpA, whose amino-acid sequence MPQWLCNQLMRAFQKKDRRQIKLLNECWYFYRNKQSPKEQSNGTEFQ is encoded by the coding sequence ATGCCACAGTGGCTGTGCAATCAACTTATGCGCGCATTTCAGAAGAAAGATCGCAGGCAAATTAAGCTGCTGAACGAGTGCTGGTATTTTTACCGCAACAAACAAAGCCCGAAGGAACAAAGCAACGGCACTGAGTTTCAATAA
- a CDS encoding nitroreductase family protein gives MNEGAEASFFTVLNGRRSVRKYDKDVAISEAELREILEIATKSPSSSNMQPWRFLVVTDPELKQKLLPIAFNQQQVVEAAAVIIVLGDLEMYNLSENIYAEAVAAGYMTEEVASNFIAKSTKMYAELPAERLKEIVVFDTGLVAMQIMLTARAKGYDTVPMGGYNRDQVKELFNISDRYLPTLLLPIGKAAAEGHPTTRLPIDEVTFFNGLK, from the coding sequence ATGAATGAAGGAGCTGAAGCTTCTTTTTTCACCGTTTTAAATGGTCGTCGTTCCGTTCGTAAATACGATAAGGATGTCGCTATTTCAGAAGCAGAGCTTCGTGAAATATTAGAAATTGCAACGAAGTCACCTTCATCCTCTAACATGCAGCCTTGGCGTTTTCTAGTTGTGACTGATCCTGAATTGAAACAAAAGCTGCTTCCGATCGCATTCAATCAACAGCAGGTTGTTGAGGCAGCTGCAGTTATTATTGTACTGGGCGATTTGGAAATGTATAATTTATCAGAAAATATCTATGCAGAAGCTGTTGCTGCTGGATATATGACAGAGGAAGTGGCAAGCAACTTTATTGCCAAATCAACGAAGATGTATGCTGAGCTGCCAGCAGAGCGTTTGAAAGAAATCGTCGTATTTGATACAGGTCTTGTGGCGATGCAAATTATGCTGACAGCGCGTGCCAAGGGCTATGATACCGTTCCTATGGGCGGCTATAACCGTGATCAAGTAAAAGAGCTGTTCAACATCTCTGATCGTTATTTGCCGACCTTGCTGCTGCCCATCGGCAAAGCTGCCGCTGAAGGACATCCAACGACTCGCTTGCCAATCGATGAGGTAACCTTTTTTAACGGCCTAAAATAA
- a CDS encoding Rrf2 family transcriptional regulator: MKLDKPMSMSHSKWFGHALQALVFLSHKSEVCSSAAIAGCLKSEATQLRRVLAKLAAAQIITTREGRDGGYRLMRSPESITLAEVYIALKVGEPLCSGMLDTVGIHAAAPHMKSAFVAIANEIEQKTIETLQQHTIAQLAERTLVSP, encoded by the coding sequence ATGAAATTAGACAAACCAATGAGCATGTCGCATTCAAAATGGTTCGGTCATGCGCTGCAAGCACTCGTCTTTCTTTCGCATAAGTCGGAGGTTTGCTCAAGTGCAGCGATTGCTGGCTGCTTGAAGTCAGAAGCAACGCAGCTGCGCAGAGTGCTGGCGAAGCTAGCTGCTGCACAAATCATTACAACTAGAGAAGGGCGCGACGGAGGCTATCGTTTAATGCGGTCGCCAGAGAGCATTACTCTCGCTGAAGTGTACATTGCCTTGAAGGTAGGAGAACCGCTCTGCAGCGGTATGCTGGATACGGTTGGCATCCATGCAGCTGCTCCACATATGAAGTCGGCATTTGTTGCTATTGCAAATGAGATCGAGCAAAAAACGATTGAAACTTTGCAGCAGCACACGATCGCACAATTGGCCGAAAGAACGTTAGTGAGCCCTTAA
- a CDS encoding Tex family protein: MNGIAAQLTIPISKVKSAVSLLDEGNTIPFIARYRKEMTGELDENDLRSIEEKLQYMRNLEERKREVIRLIDEQGKLTDVLRADINKSVKLQEIEDLYRPYRQKRKTRASVAKERGLEPLSVWLWSQPRIGDPLAEASRYVNEEKGVPTAQDALNGAMDIIAENIADDASIRAWVRKFTFDQALIKTEAKNAAEETVYEMYYSYQEPVRRLPPHRVLAINRGEREDILRVAFDVPVERIHEHIQRKLLKNGTAQPIRDILVAVTEDSYKRLISPSIEREVRGELTEKAEEHAISIFSENLRNLLLQPPVRGNIVLGVDPAFRTGCKLAVIDDIGKLLEVAVSYPTPPNNKVAEAEKLINGLIDQYKVELIVIGNGTASRETEQFIATLIGKRKAASQTGPELKYIIVNEAGASVYSASKLAQEEFPELDVAERSAVSIARRLQDPLAELVKIEPKAIGVGQYQHDVSQKRLDETLGGVVESAVNHVGVDVNTASASLLSYVAGINGTIAKNIVKYRDENGRFVKRTQLQKVPRLGAKSYEQCIGFLRIVEPVNPLDSTPIHPESYEVVDKLFKELGLTLKQLGSEELKDKLAQLNAESTAAALGVGVPTLRDIMDSLLRPGRDPREELPPPIFHTDVLNIEDLKPGMELHGTVRNVIDFGAFVDIGIKNDGLVHISQLSDKFVKRPMDVVSVGDTVTVWVLGVDEKKGRVSLTMRRPD; encoded by the coding sequence ATGAATGGGATTGCTGCTCAGCTGACGATTCCGATTTCGAAGGTCAAATCAGCAGTGAGCTTGCTTGATGAAGGCAATACGATTCCGTTTATCGCCCGATACCGCAAAGAGATGACAGGCGAGCTTGATGAGAATGATCTGAGATCCATTGAAGAGAAGCTGCAATATATGCGAAACCTGGAGGAGCGCAAGCGCGAGGTTATTCGCCTGATTGATGAGCAAGGGAAGCTGACGGACGTTCTTCGTGCAGATATTAATAAATCGGTGAAGCTGCAAGAGATCGAGGATTTGTACCGTCCTTACCGGCAAAAGCGCAAAACGCGTGCCAGCGTGGCAAAGGAAAGAGGTCTAGAACCGCTTTCGGTATGGCTGTGGTCGCAGCCGCGCATTGGTGATCCCCTTGCGGAGGCATCCCGTTATGTGAATGAGGAGAAGGGTGTGCCAACTGCTCAGGATGCGTTGAACGGTGCGATGGACATTATAGCTGAAAATATTGCGGATGACGCTTCTATACGCGCGTGGGTTCGTAAATTTACATTTGATCAAGCTCTTATCAAAACAGAAGCTAAAAATGCTGCTGAAGAAACGGTTTACGAAATGTATTACAGCTACCAGGAGCCCGTTCGAAGATTGCCTCCTCATCGGGTGCTGGCGATTAACCGAGGCGAGCGTGAGGATATTTTGCGCGTTGCCTTTGATGTTCCTGTCGAGCGTATTCACGAGCATATTCAGCGCAAGCTGCTTAAGAATGGTACGGCTCAGCCCATACGAGATATTCTTGTTGCGGTTACGGAGGATTCATATAAGCGCCTGATTTCGCCCTCTATTGAGCGCGAGGTGCGAGGAGAGCTGACGGAGAAGGCAGAAGAGCATGCGATCTCGATATTTTCGGAAAATCTGCGAAACCTTCTGCTGCAGCCACCGGTTAGAGGGAACATCGTGCTCGGCGTCGATCCTGCGTTCCGTACAGGCTGTAAGCTTGCCGTTATTGATGATATCGGCAAGCTGCTGGAGGTAGCGGTCTCCTATCCAACACCGCCGAACAATAAAGTGGCTGAAGCAGAGAAGCTGATTAATGGCTTGATTGATCAATATAAAGTCGAATTGATTGTTATCGGCAACGGAACGGCCTCGCGTGAAACAGAGCAGTTTATTGCTACCCTAATAGGGAAGCGCAAAGCGGCCTCACAAACGGGACCCGAGCTAAAGTATATTATCGTCAATGAAGCGGGCGCCAGCGTCTATTCAGCGTCTAAGCTTGCTCAGGAGGAGTTTCCAGAGCTTGATGTTGCAGAGCGCAGCGCGGTGTCGATTGCACGCAGACTCCAGGATCCGCTTGCTGAGCTCGTCAAGATTGAACCAAAAGCAATTGGTGTCGGCCAATATCAGCATGATGTAAGCCAGAAGCGTCTGGACGAAACACTTGGCGGTGTAGTGGAATCAGCGGTTAACCACGTCGGAGTCGATGTGAATACCGCTTCGGCATCCCTGCTCTCCTATGTAGCGGGCATCAATGGCACGATCGCCAAAAACATCGTGAAATACCGCGATGAGAACGGTCGATTTGTAAAGCGTACGCAGCTTCAGAAGGTACCTCGCCTTGGTGCGAAGTCTTATGAGCAATGTATCGGTTTTCTACGTATTGTCGAGCCGGTTAATCCGCTAGACAGCACACCGATTCATCCAGAGTCCTATGAGGTCGTAGACAAGCTGTTTAAGGAGCTGGGGCTTACGCTGAAGCAGCTGGGCTCTGAGGAGCTAAAGGATAAGCTGGCACAGCTTAATGCAGAGAGTACCGCTGCTGCGCTCGGTGTAGGTGTTCCTACACTACGTGATATTATGGACAGCCTGCTTAGGCCTGGCCGTGATCCGCGCGAGGAGCTTCCACCGCCTATTTTTCATACGGATGTCCTGAATATAGAGGATTTAAAGCCTGGGATGGAGCTGCACGGAACGGTTCGCAACGTGATCGATTTTGGTGCTTTTGTCGATATCGGCATCAAAAATGACGGTCTTGTGCATATCTCTCAATTGAGCGATAAATTCGTTAAACGTCCGATGGATGTTGTATCGGTTGGTGACACGGTGACGGTATGGGTGCTCGGCGTGGATGAGAAGAAAGGCCGTGTAAGCCTGACGATGCGTAGACCTGATTGA
- a CDS encoding MBL fold metallo-hydrolase, with protein sequence MKIETFTLGPLQTNAYLITVTEPAAAEGEKPKERAIVIDPGMNPKKLLERLEGVKVEAILLTHAHFDHMAGVDEVRKAADCPVYIHDLEADWLTDPRKNGSMRWQDVTEPLSTDAAEYALAEGQTLKLLGLSFRVMHTPGHSPGSVSFLSGNHLFSGDVLFKMSVGRTDLPGGRERDLYDSIRLKLYKLSPDVIVYPGHGGRTTIGYEMANNPYTGA encoded by the coding sequence ATGAAAATTGAGACATTTACATTAGGCCCCTTGCAGACGAATGCGTATTTAATTACGGTGACAGAGCCAGCTGCGGCAGAGGGCGAGAAGCCTAAGGAGCGGGCAATCGTCATTGATCCAGGCATGAATCCAAAAAAACTGCTGGAGCGGCTGGAAGGTGTAAAGGTAGAGGCTATATTGCTGACCCATGCACATTTTGACCATATGGCTGGTGTGGATGAGGTGCGCAAAGCAGCTGACTGTCCTGTATATATTCATGATTTAGAAGCGGATTGGTTGACTGATCCCCGCAAAAATGGCTCCATGAGATGGCAGGATGTTACGGAGCCGCTATCCACGGATGCAGCTGAATATGCGCTGGCGGAGGGTCAAACCTTAAAGCTGCTTGGCTTATCCTTTCGTGTCATGCACACGCCAGGTCATTCACCCGGAAGCGTGAGCTTCCTAAGCGGCAACCATCTGTTCTCCGGTGATGTGCTGTTCAAAATGTCAGTCGGAAGAACAGATTTGCCTGGCGGGCGTGAGCGGGACCTGTACGATTCAATCAGGCTCAAGCTATACAAGCTAAGCCCGGATGTTATTGTATATCCAGGACACGGCGGACGGACTACCATCGGTTACGAAATGGCAAACAACCCGTATACGGGAGCATGA
- a CDS encoding thioredoxin family protein: protein MSKSIANKLGKGISPQQFIDGMTKNKETFIDWSEKFVWTDESDKEYFESLNNRDDLRVLILMADWCGDVVRNIPVVFKALEDSGIETEVLIMEENLDTMDEFLTMGGRSVPVVIIADTGGAVLGKWGPRPAHVQEAMIAFKKENPDREAADYQDNLAVTRKEMGRRYGEGTAYQSVIVKELRTLLESI from the coding sequence ATGAGCAAAAGTATAGCAAACAAGCTTGGCAAAGGGATTAGCCCGCAGCAATTTATTGATGGCATGACAAAAAATAAAGAAACATTTATCGATTGGTCTGAGAAATTCGTCTGGACGGATGAGAGCGATAAGGAATATTTTGAATCGCTGAATAACCGAGATGATCTTCGTGTATTGATCTTGATGGCAGATTGGTGCGGCGATGTAGTCCGCAATATCCCTGTTGTGTTCAAGGCACTGGAGGACAGCGGCATCGAGACTGAGGTGCTTATTATGGAAGAAAACCTCGATACGATGGATGAGTTTTTGACGATGGGCGGACGATCGGTACCTGTTGTTATTATTGCAGATACAGGCGGAGCCGTACTTGGTAAGTGGGGCCCGCGCCCTGCTCATGTACAGGAAGCGATGATTGCATTTAAGAAAGAAAACCCCGACCGTGAGGCAGCTGATTATCAAGATAATCTTGCGGTTACAAGAAAAGAAATGGGTCGTCGCTATGGTGAGGGTACGGCCTATCAGTCCGTTATCGTGAAAGAGCTTCGTACGTTACTGGAGTCGATATAA
- a CDS encoding DedA family protein codes for MDFIHEILAGLLKWVESLGYFGILIGLLIEVIPSEIVLGFGGYLVWKGDISFWGAVAFGTIGAVGQNWILYAIGRYGGRPIVEKYGKYIKIKQKHVDISENWFNKYGVGIVFTARFVPVMRQVISIPAGMARMNFGLFTLLTALASLPWSILFVYLGMSLGENWDKIDEKAAPYVQPAILIALALLIVYVLFKFVRSRGKSV; via the coding sequence ATGGATTTTATTCATGAAATTTTGGCTGGCTTGTTGAAATGGGTAGAGAGTTTGGGGTATTTTGGTATTTTAATTGGACTATTAATTGAAGTCATCCCTAGTGAGATTGTGCTTGGCTTTGGTGGTTACCTTGTTTGGAAAGGCGATATATCCTTCTGGGGAGCGGTTGCTTTCGGTACGATAGGCGCTGTTGGGCAAAACTGGATACTCTATGCGATTGGCAGATACGGTGGACGTCCTATTGTTGAGAAATATGGGAAGTACATAAAGATTAAACAAAAGCATGTCGACATTTCTGAGAATTGGTTCAATAAGTACGGTGTTGGCATTGTGTTTACAGCGCGCTTCGTTCCAGTCATGAGACAGGTGATTTCAATTCCTGCGGGTATGGCACGTATGAATTTTGGGTTATTTACATTGCTTACAGCGTTAGCTTCATTGCCATGGTCTATTTTATTCGTATATTTGGGCATGTCACTCGGGGAAAACTGGGATAAAATTGATGAAAAGGCCGCGCCTTATGTGCAGCCAGCTATACTCATCGCACTCGCTTTGCTTATTGTATATGTGTTATTCAAATTTGTACGCTCACGCGGCAAATCGGTATAA
- a CDS encoding cupredoxin domain-containing protein, giving the protein MSKVLIVSKRQIQLFILVAALIVLTGVYLSWNQSREVNAQPREARIIQLVTGEYTMQTADGKEMDIYRWDPGTIIVNKGELIELQINGVNGNSHPFVVEGLGIEGEVTKGKITVVRFTADKAGTYPIQCLTHTDMRHGGPMVGYIVVQ; this is encoded by the coding sequence ATGTCCAAGGTACTTATTGTAAGTAAACGACAGATTCAGCTGTTCATTCTAGTTGCAGCGTTAATCGTTTTGACCGGTGTTTACTTAAGCTGGAACCAATCTCGGGAGGTCAATGCACAGCCTAGAGAAGCACGTATCATTCAGTTAGTTACCGGCGAATATACCATGCAAACCGCTGACGGCAAGGAGATGGATATTTATCGCTGGGACCCTGGAACGATTATTGTGAACAAAGGCGAGCTGATTGAGCTGCAAATTAACGGCGTTAATGGCAACAGCCACCCTTTTGTCGTCGAGGGTCTCGGCATTGAGGGAGAGGTAACGAAAGGAAAGATCACTGTCGTACGCTTTACAGCGGACAAGGCAGGCACTTATCCCATTCAATGCCTAACACATACCGATATGCGTCATGGCGGCCCTATGGTTGGTTACATCGTCGTACAATAA
- a CDS encoding dehydrogenase, producing MKANAPKHNAGYPTARKIRRACSNELYRTVKRMKVWVPKDKMDQAETIYFKKVILQLTWIYENKNNRKIQADWWDENVSAEIAELWDVDRAHLCAAFREAYGG from the coding sequence ATGAAAGCAAATGCGCCAAAGCACAATGCCGGCTATCCAACCGCGCGAAAAATCCGCAGAGCCTGCAGCAATGAGCTTTACCGTACGGTTAAACGGATGAAGGTATGGGTTCCCAAGGATAAAATGGATCAGGCTGAAACTATTTATTTCAAAAAAGTTATTCTCCAACTGACTTGGATTTACGAAAATAAGAACAATCGTAAAATTCAAGCTGATTGGTGGGATGAAAATGTTAGCGCTGAAATTGCCGAGCTGTGGGATGTCGATCGGGCTCACCTATGTGCGGCGTTTCGCGAGGCTTATGGAGGCTGA
- a CDS encoding H-type small acid-soluble spore protein codes for MDTKRAMQIYESEQTFKVELDEHSVWIENVDEANGMATVMIGNNPVNTKTVSCDQLKEISK; via the coding sequence ATGGATACAAAACGTGCCATGCAGATTTATGAGTCAGAACAAACCTTTAAGGTTGAACTGGATGAGCATTCGGTTTGGATTGAGAATGTCGATGAAGCAAACGGAATGGCAACCGTTATGATTGGGAATAATCCCGTCAATACCAAGACGGTTTCATGTGATCAATTGAAGGAAATTAGCAAATAA